A window of the Loxodonta africana isolate mLoxAfr1 chromosome 3, mLoxAfr1.hap2, whole genome shotgun sequence genome harbors these coding sequences:
- the NRTN gene encoding neurturin → MQRWKAAAVASVLCSSVLSVWMCRDGLFLSQRLGPALTPLRRPPRTLDARIARLAQYRALLQGAPDAVELRDLTPWVGRPPGPRRRVGPRRRRARARSSTRPCGLRELEVRVSELGLGYTSDETVLFRYCAGACEAAARFYDLGLRRLRQQRRVRRERVRAQPCCRPTAYEDEVSFLDTNSRYHTVHELSARECACV, encoded by the exons ATGCAGCGCTGGAAGGCGGCGGCCGTGGCTTCGGTGCTCTGCAGCTCCGTGCTCTCCGTCTGGATGTGTCGAGATGGCCTGTTTCTCAGCCAGCGCCTGGGACCCGCCCTGACCCCGCTTCGCAGGCCGCCGCGCACCCTGGATGCCCGAATCGCCCGCCTGGCCCAGT ACCGAGCACTGCTGCAAGGCGCCCCGGACGCGGTGGAGCTGCGCGACCTGACGCCCTGGGTCGGGCGGCCCCCGGGACCCCGCCGTCGGGTGGGGCCTCGGCGTCGGCGCGCGCGTGCGCGCTCGAGCACGCGGCCGTGTGGGCTGCGCGAGCTCGAGGTTCGCGTGAGCGAGCTGGGCCTGGGATACACGTCGGACGAAACGGTGCTGTTCCGCTACTGCGCAGGCGCATGCGAGGCGGCCGCGCGCTTCTACGACCTAGGGCTAAGGCGCCTGCGCCAGCAACGGCGCGTGCGGCGGGAGCGGGTGCGCGCGCAGCCCTGCTGCCGCCCGACGGCCTACGAGGACGAGGTGTCCTTCCTGGACACAAACAGTCGCTACCACACAGTGCACGAGCTGTCGGCGCGCGAGTGCGCCTGCGTGTGA